The proteins below are encoded in one region of Sulfurospirillum tamanense:
- a CDS encoding EAL domain-containing protein produces MILKNFIKPKNDAIECGKSVGEIITLMNTRGVNHMVMLQQGKPYGIITERDVLRLLHEKNTMRSLACSLCSRQLVKSNGNRSLEYALGLMVDQKLRRIVVVGDSGEYLGTVSQEEIIYQFEADIFKASSKLYDFLHIASEAIVLKPEQSLGEAIAVMAKHNIGSVLVGEKNKPEGIVTESDVLHLAQTPEIFSLPLAKVMHAPLVFFESNVEVDHVLEVIREQNIRRIAIFDRGQSVYFVMTTRDILRNLQGSYSNFLEKKLQSNRLMYNQMNELMIEVLDLGDAHVVGWANERAKQELGIGIDDEVEVFLPKTLWEETLRVFGQGNRHIEEYITLNQKTYRFSASCSVILGTTVIKLLLSDISAIHRLNLELTEQVDLIKDSLEERQSLYEETFNQHAIGIGYISQEGIILAANPYMATLLGYFQEELVGKNISDISHPEDVSMSHLVRDRLIKGAVHAEEKFEKRYKKKDGSYIWVEVALSVQRSKTGEVKHIVGFVQDISERHRANSALIAQEKLLSTVINSVGDFIFYKNTHCEYIGGNQPWFDFIGFDKESILGKTSQTLYPEGVAKQCDVTDMEVFKTRQHLTFIETVYKKDGSQYVLEVRKSPLIDENNEVIGLVGVAHDITQKRKQEQQQLLAQSVFDNTAEGIIVTDKNQIITSVNPAFTQITGYTADEVIGKHPTVLSSGIQEASFYQAMWKRILDHGNWQGELWNSRKNGETYPELLTISQVKDTLGEVVHYIGVFSDITLMKKTQQQLEFMAHHDPLTKLPNRLLLEARLGHAIEWARRDAFKIAVLFMDLDQFKEINDTFGHSVGDLILQEVAVRFRGLLREKDTVARIGGDEFVIVLEEYEDLLYLEQVVKRVLELFKEPFLVNERSFNLTCSVGISLYPNDGKDIETLIKNADAAMYKAKESGRNTYTFYTTEITHTLFEKMLMENELRRAIDAQEFTLFYQPQIDMRTGKMMGVEALARWEHSGMGIIMPDKFIPLAEGTKLIIPIGRQLLEIACVQTKAWVDKGLCGPTWKTAVNISAIQITHDDLYEAVHAITQKTGLDPHYLELELTETYIMQNPKVARALMDKLKKLGITLAVDDFGIGYSSLSYLKQFPLDRLKVDRSFIRDIPEDLDDMAITKAILALGKSLGLEVLAEGVEDAVQKEFLLSQGCFLAQGYFYAAPVPAATLEKPQEKFSW; encoded by the coding sequence ATGATTTTAAAGAATTTTATTAAGCCTAAAAATGACGCCATTGAGTGCGGCAAAAGTGTGGGTGAAATTATCACTCTTATGAATACTCGCGGTGTAAACCACATGGTAATGCTCCAGCAAGGTAAACCTTATGGGATTATCACAGAGCGTGATGTGTTGCGACTGTTGCATGAAAAAAACACCATGAGGTCTTTAGCCTGTTCTTTATGCTCGCGTCAATTGGTAAAATCCAACGGAAATCGCTCCTTGGAGTATGCCCTTGGGCTGATGGTAGATCAAAAACTGCGCCGTATTGTGGTAGTGGGCGATAGTGGAGAATACCTTGGGACGGTGAGTCAAGAAGAGATTATTTATCAGTTTGAAGCAGATATTTTTAAAGCAAGTTCAAAGCTGTATGATTTTTTACATATTGCATCCGAGGCCATTGTTCTTAAGCCAGAGCAATCCTTAGGAGAGGCAATTGCGGTGATGGCAAAACACAATATTGGCTCGGTATTGGTGGGCGAAAAAAACAAGCCCGAAGGCATTGTTACGGAAAGCGATGTTTTGCACCTTGCACAAACTCCTGAAATTTTTTCGCTCCCTCTAGCCAAAGTGATGCACGCTCCTCTTGTCTTTTTTGAATCCAATGTAGAGGTTGATCATGTGCTTGAAGTTATTAGAGAGCAAAATATTCGTCGCATTGCTATTTTTGATAGGGGGCAGTCTGTTTATTTTGTTATGACAACCCGCGATATTTTGCGTAATCTTCAAGGCAGTTATAGCAATTTCTTGGAAAAAAAGCTTCAGTCAAATCGTTTGATGTATAACCAAATGAATGAATTAATGATTGAAGTGTTGGATTTGGGTGATGCACATGTTGTCGGATGGGCAAATGAGCGTGCTAAGCAAGAACTGGGGATAGGGATTGATGATGAGGTGGAGGTTTTTTTACCTAAAACATTATGGGAAGAAACCCTACGGGTTTTTGGACAAGGAAACCGACATATTGAAGAGTACATTACCCTTAACCAAAAAACCTATCGCTTTAGTGCAAGTTGTTCGGTAATTTTAGGAACAACGGTGATTAAGCTTTTGCTGAGCGACATTAGTGCCATTCACCGACTAAACCTCGAGCTTACAGAGCAGGTAGATTTAATCAAAGACTCCTTGGAGGAGCGCCAAAGCCTTTATGAGGAGACTTTTAACCAACATGCTATTGGTATTGGATATATTTCCCAAGAAGGGATAATCCTAGCGGCAAATCCTTACATGGCAACTTTGTTGGGGTATTTCCAAGAAGAGCTTGTGGGTAAAAATATTTCAGACATTTCCCACCCTGAAGACGTTTCTATGAGCCATCTAGTGCGTGATCGCCTCATTAAGGGCGCTGTTCACGCGGAAGAGAAATTTGAAAAACGTTATAAAAAGAAAGATGGGTCGTACATTTGGGTGGAGGTAGCATTAAGCGTACAACGCTCAAAAACAGGGGAAGTAAAACACATTGTTGGATTCGTGCAAGATATTTCTGAACGACACAGAGCAAACAGCGCTCTAATAGCACAAGAAAAGCTTCTTTCTACGGTGATTAACTCGGTTGGAGATTTTATTTTTTATAAAAATACCCACTGTGAATACATCGGAGGTAATCAGCCGTGGTTTGATTTTATTGGGTTTGATAAAGAGAGTATTTTGGGAAAAACTTCCCAGACGCTCTACCCTGAAGGGGTAGCCAAGCAGTGTGATGTGACAGACATGGAGGTTTTCAAAACCCGCCAACACTTGACTTTTATCGAAACTGTTTATAAAAAAGATGGCTCCCAGTATGTGCTTGAAGTGCGAAAATCGCCTTTGATTGATGAAAATAATGAGGTTATAGGCCTTGTGGGCGTGGCCCATGATATCACCCAAAAGCGCAAACAAGAACAACAACAGTTGCTTGCCCAGAGTGTATTTGACAATACTGCCGAGGGTATTATTGTCACCGATAAAAATCAAATTATTACCTCTGTTAACCCTGCTTTTACTCAGATCACAGGATACACCGCCGATGAAGTGATAGGAAAACACCCCACCGTACTCTCTTCGGGAATTCAAGAAGCGTCTTTTTATCAAGCCATGTGGAAGCGCATCTTGGACCACGGGAATTGGCAGGGCGAGTTGTGGAATTCACGTAAAAATGGAGAGACATACCCAGAACTTTTGACAATTTCGCAAGTCAAAGATACCTTGGGAGAAGTGGTGCATTATATTGGTGTTTTCTCAGACATTACACTCATGAAAAAAACCCAACAGCAACTAGAGTTTATGGCCCACCATGATCCGTTGACAAAACTCCCCAATAGACTGCTTCTTGAAGCAAGGCTAGGGCATGCTATCGAATGGGCGCGACGTGATGCGTTTAAAATTGCCGTATTATTTATGGACTTGGACCAATTTAAAGAAATCAATGATACTTTTGGACATTCGGTTGGGGATTTGATTTTGCAAGAGGTAGCTGTGAGGTTTCGTGGCTTGCTGCGTGAGAAAGATACAGTGGCGAGAATTGGTGGCGATGAGTTTGTAATTGTACTTGAAGAGTATGAGGATTTGCTGTATTTGGAACAAGTTGTGAAGCGGGTTTTAGAGCTCTTCAAGGAACCTTTTTTGGTGAATGAGCGTAGTTTTAACCTAACATGTAGTGTGGGCATCTCTTTGTACCCAAATGATGGCAAAGACATTGAGACATTAATCAAAAATGCAGATGCGGCAATGTATAAGGCAAAAGAGTCTGGTCGTAACACATACACTTTCTACACCACCGAAATCACCCATACGCTTTTTGAAAAAATGCTCATGGAAAACGAATTGCGCCGTGCGATTGACGCCCAAGAATTCACTTTGTTTTATCAGCCTCAAATAGATATGCGCACAGGAAAGATGATGGGGGTTGAGGCGTTGGCGCGCTGGGAGCATTCTGGCATGGGGATTATCATGCCAGATAAATTCATCCCGCTCGCTGAGGGGACTAAGCTCATCATTCCTATTGGGCGCCAGTTGTTGGAGATTGCTTGTGTGCAAACCAAAGCATGGGTAGATAAGGGGTTGTGCGGTCCAACATGGAAAACTGCGGTTAACATTTCTGCCATTCAAATCACCCATGATGATTTGTACGAAGCAGTGCATGCAATTACACAAAAAACTGGCCTAGACCCGCATTATTTGGAATTAGAACTTACCGAAACATACATCATGCAAAACCCAAAAGTGGCAAGAGCTCTCATGGACAAGCTGAAAAAATTGGGCATTACGTTGGCGGTAGATGACTTTGGCATTGGGTATTCGTCGCTGAGCTATTTGAAGCAATTTCCCCTAGATAGGCTCAAAGTTGACCGCTCATTCATTCGTGACATTCCAGAAGATTTAGATGACATGGCTATTACTAAAGCAATTTTAGCACTAGGCAAAAGTTTGGGGCTTGAGGTCCTAGCTGAAGGAGTAGAAGATGCAGTGCAAAAAGAGTTTTTGTTGAGTCAAGGGTGCTTTTTGGCGCAAGGGTATTTTTATGCCGCGCCTGTTCCTGCGGCTACACTAGAGAAACCTCAGGAGAAATTTTCATGGTAA
- a CDS encoding DJ-1 family glyoxalase III: MERTVLILLANGFEEIEAVTLIDVLRRAQIRVISAGLDREAVMGAHGIVIHADMVLSEVVADVCDMVVLPGGMPGAKHLAESEAVMELLQAFDRDNKRIGAICAAPWALKNAGVLKEHYTCYPSFEAVINAPGYLSTCSVVHHHNTMTSRGPATAMEFALEIVKELCGEERFVAVKEALLFGDMQ; this comes from the coding sequence ATGGAGCGCACCGTACTCATCCTCTTGGCAAATGGGTTTGAAGAAATTGAAGCAGTGACTCTTATTGATGTTTTGCGTCGTGCCCAGATACGGGTCATTAGCGCAGGACTTGACCGCGAAGCAGTGATGGGCGCGCATGGCATAGTGATACATGCAGATATGGTGTTGAGCGAGGTGGTGGCAGATGTGTGCGACATGGTGGTTCTTCCAGGGGGAATGCCAGGAGCTAAACACCTCGCCGAGTCTGAGGCTGTGATGGAGTTGCTTCAGGCCTTTGATCGAGATAATAAGCGCATTGGTGCCATTTGTGCTGCCCCTTGGGCGTTAAAAAACGCAGGTGTTCTCAAAGAACATTATACGTGCTACCCTTCCTTTGAAGCAGTGATTAATGCGCCGGGCTATTTGTCTACATGTAGCGTTGTTCACCACCACAATACCATGACTTCACGAGGTCCGGCTACGGCGATGGAGTTTGCATTAGAGATTGTAAAAGAATTGTGTGGGGAAGAGCGTTTTGTGGCAGTAAAAGAGGCGCTGCTTTTTGGCGACATGCAGTAA
- a CDS encoding gamma-glutamylcyclotransferase family protein, with amino-acid sequence MMHVFTYGSLMFPEVWTRVVQGDYESIQGTLHGFRRRCLKQETYPVAFEGAPSERVLGQVYFDIDEEDMRRLDLFEGEYYARKEEDIVLENGKIVRASVYVLKSDFYQLVEDNPWDVEQFKLAGMQRFLEQYQGFLSVS; translated from the coding sequence ATGATGCATGTATTTACGTACGGTTCGCTTATGTTTCCCGAGGTGTGGACGCGCGTCGTGCAAGGAGATTATGAAAGCATCCAAGGCACTCTGCATGGGTTTCGACGACGGTGTTTAAAGCAAGAGACATATCCTGTTGCTTTTGAGGGGGCGCCTAGTGAGCGGGTTTTGGGGCAAGTATATTTTGATATAGACGAAGAAGACATGAGACGATTAGATCTCTTTGAGGGGGAATATTATGCCCGCAAAGAAGAAGATATTGTCTTGGAAAATGGTAAAATCGTTCGAGCAAGCGTGTATGTGCTCAAAAGTGATTTTTACCAACTTGTGGAAGATAATCCATGGGATGTAGAACAGTTTAAGCTCGCGGGGATGCAACGCTTCTTGGAGCAGTATCAGGGATTTTTGAGCGTTTCGTAA
- the efp gene encoding elongation factor P, with translation MASYSMGDLKKGLKIELNGVPYKITEYQHVKPGKGAAFVRVKIKSYFNGKVIEKTFHAGDKCEQPNLVQKQMQYLYDDGELLQFMDTESYEQVGISHDQVGDVIKWMIDGMMVDILFHNGQAIDVEVPGTVELKIVETPPNFKGDSQGGKKPATLESGAVVQIPFHVLEGEVIRVDTVKGEYLERVSK, from the coding sequence ATGGCTTCTTACTCCATGGGAGACTTAAAAAAAGGGCTCAAAATCGAGCTTAATGGCGTACCGTATAAAATCACAGAGTACCAGCATGTAAAGCCCGGCAAAGGCGCAGCGTTTGTGCGGGTAAAAATCAAATCGTACTTCAACGGTAAAGTGATTGAAAAAACGTTTCATGCAGGAGATAAGTGCGAACAACCCAATTTGGTGCAAAAGCAGATGCAGTATTTGTATGATGATGGTGAGTTGTTGCAATTTATGGATACGGAATCTTATGAGCAAGTGGGCATTTCCCATGACCAAGTGGGCGATGTGATTAAATGGATGATTGATGGCATGATGGTGGATATTTTGTTCCACAATGGTCAAGCTATTGACGTTGAAGTTCCCGGAACGGTTGAGCTTAAAATCGTTGAAACCCCGCCGAACTTCAAGGGTGATTCCCAAGGAGGCAAAAAGCCAGCAACCCTTGAGAGCGGAGCGGTAGTGCAGATTCCTTTTCACGTACTTGAAGGGGAAGTGATTCGCGTGGATACGGTTAAAGGTGAATACCTAGAGCGTGTGAGTAAGTGA
- a CDS encoding DUF2721 domain-containing protein, translated as MQIEISTPALLFPAVSLLLLAYTNRFLATASLIRMLSQQEKKVSVMEQIENLRKRLELTRWMQFFGVVSILLCTISMFGMLLGFLVLGTKVFGLSLVTMCVSLVLSLWEVTISTKALNMELKGIHLGQK; from the coding sequence ATGCAAATTGAAATTTCAACGCCCGCTTTATTGTTTCCTGCGGTATCGCTGCTACTTTTGGCCTATACTAACCGTTTCTTGGCTACTGCTTCGCTGATTCGCATGTTAAGTCAGCAGGAAAAAAAAGTAAGCGTGATGGAACAGATTGAAAACTTACGCAAGCGTTTAGAGCTAACCCGCTGGATGCAGTTTTTTGGCGTAGTTTCCATACTGCTTTGTACCATTTCCATGTTTGGTATGTTGCTTGGGTTTTTGGTGCTTGGAACGAAGGTGTTTGGCTTAAGTCTTGTGACGATGTGTGTCTCTTTGGTGCTTTCCTTGTGGGAAGTTACCATTTCCACCAAGGCGCTAAATATGGAGCTAAAAGGGATACACTTGGGCCAAAAATAA